From the genome of bacterium, one region includes:
- a CDS encoding chorismate mutase codes for MDDELQKQRNKIDKIDEELINLLLSRIKLADRIGSIKKQFGIPVTDPEREKYVLSKTHGVNLEYRQQVQRIFRQIIRECSLVQENSREGR; via the coding sequence ATGGATGACGAATTACAAAAACAACGCAATAAAATTGACAAAATCGACGAAGAGTTAATAAATCTGCTTTTATCAAGGATCAAACTGGCAGACCGGATAGGCAGTATAAAAAAGCAATTCGGCATCCCTGTAACAGATCCTGAAAGGGAAAAATACGTTTTATCAAAAACCCATGGAGTTAACCTTGAATACCGTCAACAAGTTCAAAGAATTTTCAGACAAATCATCAGAGAATGCTCTCTCGTCCAGGAAAACAGCAGGGAAGGGAGATAA